The genomic interval TATTCCCTGTTTGGAGGAAGTGGGGGagtggaaaagaggaagagggagggttagctggggaagaagtgcgggaaaggggaagcaCAGGTGGAACATACCTCGGAGATGGCGCAGGATAAACACTTTTCGTAGCCCCTCTGCATTATCTCTACAGGATCCAAGGGTcgtctttccttttctccttctgtaacttcttcctccattgcgctgctctttcccttccccttgaCATTGCTCTTGTCATTCCCTCTGCCCGAGGACTCCTTACTTTGCACTGACGAACTCTTATCcctttccttgcccttgcccttgcctttGCCTCTCGGATTTCTCAAATAAATGTCCTTCCCACTCCACCAATTCCCgacttcctcttcacaaAAATGCGTCATCAACGCACTCCATCGCCCGGCATCcgcttttcctcttccacttcgTGCCCACGCACCCACCCCGTCTGCTATACATAGTCCATCAGGGCGGGTGAAGTAGGAGTCTTCCCCTATGGAGATGGACCTGAGggcggaggaagggggggaggggatggagaggagaggaaaagagcgGGGACGTGGAGGGATAGAAGGTCTGGctggtgatgaggaggaagaggaagtgcGAGGCCGGTCTTTAGCCAAACCAGAAGCACcgaggtggaagatgaatgatgaagaaggtaaCCCGCCCCCATCAGACGTAGCGAGGGGCGGAATGACCGCTCCAAAGGTAactccaccaccaccgccgccgccagAAGAATGACCCGGAGGGGGCGGggctgaggaggaagaatcgagagatgaagagagagagtTGAGCGAGCGGGATTTGAGCGATTGCTGGGTCGATCGCGGGGATGGTGGATCGCGAGGACCAGCAGGGGAGTAGGGGACTGGCAGTATATTTGGCCTTGCTGATGAACTTGAGCTTGGCGATGAActggaaggggaggaatCGAGAGcgatagaagaagaattgaATAAGGAGGTGTAAGAGGTATGAGAATTGATTTCAAGAGCGGACAGAAGGACGTCTATACTTGTTGAAGGGGGCAGAGAAGGATAAGAATAAAGTACCCGATCGGGGGAGAGGGGCATTGGCTGTGcaggcggtggtggtgatgtTGAGAGCGTTGAGTAAGAGTAAGAGTATGGGTAAGGGCATGAGTAAGGCTGAGAGAGGTATGGCCTAGGGATGGCAGAAAGGCGGAATATAGGTAATCGAGTTGAAGCCGGCGGGTGTCGAAGACGGGCGGGGTGGGCGAGGACGATCTCTGGTGGATCCCATGTCGGTACTAGAGCGTAGTCTGGCGTGGAGTGGGCCACGGAGAGGGTGCGGGCGATGCCCTTTCCGATGCCCTTCCCTAGACCTGGTTTGGGCTTTGACATGGCCGCAGAACAGTGTGaacgatgaagaaatgagGAAATAAAGATGGAGTGAAGAGAAGACGGATAATGTGTTTGTGCCCGTTGGCCCGTCGGATTTGAGCGGGGTTAATTATTAATTAATAATGCATTCCCGTCCCAAATACTCAGATATCGATTGTCCGTTTGCAACGAACTTGAATGGGAAAATATATGTGCATACTTTTCACCTCGTCTACTAGTTCAGATGTACGTCTTTGTCTCTCAAAGACCTTCCAAAAACGCAATCAAATGCTCCAATATCATCTTTTGAGTGTTCACCGCATCATCCGCTTCTCTttgtccatcttcctcgtttGGCTCATCATTATCGCCGACATTGTTCTTGAACTCTATTTTCGTGTCGAAAACAGTCAGTATAGCACataaagaaagaggaggaagggtgaaTAAACTACGTACCGGTCAGGACAGCTGCAATCGTCTTGAAGTTCATGTTCTTTCTTGATAACAACAATCGAGCATGTGTCATGGCCTAACCCCGAATTTTACATCAgccttttttctccttttgtTAATGTTCACAAAGGAAACCGACTTAccccatcatcctccataCAGACCCATGCCAATACGTAGTCTGCATTTTGCAACGACGCAAGCCCCGCATCCATCTTTCGGAGATACCACTCTGTTTCTTCAACGTCGGtgatttcttcttcgttcgCTTGCATCACCTATCGGCACCGTCAGCCATCTTTTTTATGGTTCATGAAGGGAAACAACCAAAAGTGGAAAAAAAGGCCGCTAGAAACAGAGAAAAGATAAAGAGTAAAGATAAGCTCACTTCCCGCTCGTATTCAATCTCCTTGATAACCGACCCCAACCTCCCTTCAGCAGCTTCCCTCACCTCCAACAGCCTCTCCACCTTTTCATAACCTCCTTCCACAAATTTGGCAATCACCCGAATTCTCTCCGGACTGTCACTTGCAAGATTCGTAAAGAGGCTCGCCAAAATACCGAGCATGtgttcttcatcctcaattGCCGAAGTGGCCGCAGCAGCGCCAAGTTTGGatttgctcttcttccctcctgcctttgaggaggcggaggacATGAAGGCGGAGAAAAAGGTTTTGAGACCGAGAGCTTGGACGAAGCGTTCACATGCGGGAGAGCCGGATTCCGTTTGGAGGGCATAATCGAGGACTTTGATTGCGCGTGTTTTGGCGAGGCGCTTTTCCCTGTGGAAgtaaagaaaaaaaaaatggtcAAATGAGACGGCGCATTTCTTTTAGTGATAAAGGAAGAATATGACGGTATGACTTACTTCATCATAAGGACCATGAGCTCCACACCTTCAGCATCGAAGAATGCTTTTTTCATTTCAGGCTGGgccaaagaagagcagaCGCTGTCAAACACGTTCTCCATAAACTCTACTTCCTCGCTGTCTCCAGGATCTGTCTTGAGGTATTGCTATTTCTTTCATTTAGCACTGGCCTTAGTCCCAATCGAAGGGTCGCTTCTTTGAAGGCACAAAAATTGAAACTCACAGACAAAACCTGCAACATCACGTCCATTCCATCCAACTGGCCCAGCTTGAGCACATTCGCCCGACTATCCTGCAACAGGATCGCTATGATCTCACTCGCGTATTGCTTATTGCTATCatactccttcttcttgatacGCTGTAATAACCACTGGAGTAGAGCCGTTTCTTCAACAATCTGATCGGCCAGGGGAGGCATAAATGATAAAAGGTTTTCGAAGACGCCGAGGATGTGGAAAACACCTTGAGAGTCGGTATCTTCGGATTCGTCAAGACGAGAGAGGTTAGAAACGAGCAAGTCGAGAAGAGAGTTGTTCAGCTTTACGACCAGGACAGAtagaatgatgatgagcaacCGCAGTCAAGTCAGATGTACTGATGGACAGACTTACAAGCTCGTCGATTAATTGACCCATTGCCATCCTCGTCTCACTTcccgtctcttcctcatggTCCAAATCATCCACTTCCCctccaacatcttcatccgtCAACTCTTGTATCACCTCCACAACGTCCATCGCTATATCGGTATTTTCGTGAGAAAGCAAGTTGGCGAAAATGGGGATGATACCGGATTTCACGAGTTCGGGGTAGAAGAGCGGCGGGTTCTGAgtgagagggaggaaagcTTTGAGAGAGGTATCGAGGTCGGATTCAGAGTCGATGAATCTGGGTTTTAATCACAGAAAGAAATGAAGTCAGTTTTATTACTCTTGGAGAGGTTGAGGTCCCGGAGAGGGAGGTTTGCTTACTTGGAAGGATCATCAGAGTATTTTCCACGCTGCTCGGCATTTTTCAAGACAATCCGCTGAAACTTGCCTATCTGCCTCCTGAGCGCTGGTAGATCAAGAGCGGGACCTTGTTCGCCTTCGCCGGCTGCATCAAATATATCAAGGATTTGCTATACCGATTAGAAAAATCATCAGTCAAATTTCTGGCATATTCCTCATAGATTTCCTTCAATAGGTGGTAGGAGATTTTGacgggaaagagaggaaacGACCCACCTCCTGCTCCCTATTAAGCCCACCCCCAAAgaaccttccttcctcgtcgtcttcaCCATCATAGACGTCTTCTCCTACATCTTGAGAATTGGCAATCAGCAACcgtcatctcttccttcccataGCAAATTCTCCCTTATACATGTCCGAGTCGATCGGAAAGCACTCACCTCGCGAGTATTCGGCCtcgacatcatcatcctctacCGTCACCgctctcccttttcctttcccattcAGTCCGccaggtggaggagggggcATCATCTCAGAAGCAGCTTGCGGTTCGGAAGGCTTGTATTTTTTTAACGTTTCTACAGTACAAAATTGCCGAGTTAGCTAAAGTCCAATTCCGACATTGCAGTATCCGTGGGATCTGGTACGTCGACTCCGACTTGCAACTAGGTATATggacctccttgtccttgtgTCCTTTGACACAAACAACTTCACCCGCAACCTGATATCCGTCGTCGCCTTCACTTGTTTAGTTCCATGAAGTGGCATCCCATATTATTGGGACATGAAATGTGGTGGGATGGGAGTGTAAACAAAGAGAAGCAATGGCACGTACCAGGATTAGGCAGATCGCCCATCTTGCGCTTGTTCCCCCCCGAAGGAAGCGCCGGGAGTTTAAACATTTTATCGATATCCATCTTGACGCTTGACGGTTGTCTATCCTTCTTGAAACGAAATGGCCTGCAGGAGGTCAAGAACGAGCTGATAAAGTAAgttgagatggaagatgaccTCGCTGTACACTTTTACTTCATCATTCCCTCGCCCGTCTGGGCATAGAGGAGCGGTCACGTGATCCTCCACTCTCTATTAACTACATATCAACGAACGGTGGAAACAGATACATCATGTATGTATGTATGAAAAGTACGGAAAATAAGAACACATCCAGCACAACGTTAAGGCAAAGACAAAGCCATATTTACAACTGCATTTGCATTCACTTTCCTTTCGCCTCATTTAACCCCAAAGCCTCCTTGACATCAACAAATGCCGCCCCACTATTTGGTCTTTTCTGGGCCAGAGCATGAATCACGGCGTTAGTTTGGATGATGGCCGTCTCAAGCCTGGAGATTTGAGGAAGGCCTCGGCGTTCTGTTtgtggaagaaaaagggtgATCGGAACAACATTAGCACATGGAATCTTTTCGCTGTTCCGCACGCATCACGATACCATAATGAAAGACTCACGTCTCAGAAAGACTTCCAATCTCGTTGCTAAACGTTCCCTCCAATGCGCCCATCTCTCACTCGTGCTATATCCCTGTGGATTAACAATAGCTCCAAAAGCTTCTTTGGCATATATCACCCAATCATCTGCCTGAAGCTGGGGTTTGAGAACGGCTGGtgatgttgatgttggGAGTGAAGTAGACGGGCGCTGAAGACGTTTTTGAATCTTTCGACCTATAGCGATCGTTCGCGCATCCGCATCCGCACcctgctcttccctctccccctcttctccatccacTTCGATAGAATCGTGATCGGCAGCTGAGAACATTGCCGCATGCAAAAAATCGTATACCAGCAGGCTTCCTTCCAGCTCCAACTCCTCGCGCTCCATTCCATCTGTCTTATCTGCCTCGTATTTCACATTTCTTATATCGTTCCCCCGtgctctttctttccccttccccttcctttttccctttcccttcatATCTTCCCGGCTCTGTGCACTGTCCTCATCCAGAAGTGCAAGTTCCCTCCATAAGGGCCATGGAACCCGCTCTTCAAACGGTTTGCGAATTAGATTCGACAAATATAGCAAAGCGGacgagatggtggggaaatCTTGCAGGGTTGGGTTGGGTTTGGCCATGGGGATGTTGTCAGAGGTAATGAGGTTCGAGATGTGGGTGTTACTgacagatgaagatgacgaagacgaggacGTGGATGCCCCGATCCAATTCCTCTCACCAATCGCCCGTCTCATCGTCCCCTCAGCTTTCGTATGACCATGATGATTGAGATAATCAAGGACAAAAGCGGTCGTCGTCTGGCGAAGGGGGTCGAGTGGGGCGGAGGGTGGGAGCTTCTGACTATTGCTTGAGGTGGGTCCGGGAGCCGTCGTCGACGTTGGGGTTGTAGCCGAAGAAATACGATGGATCGGCGTACCAATCCGACTAGTGTCGATGGACTCTTTCATCTCTGActcctttccaccctcACATTTTTCCTCGAATCCCTCCGCTTGTTCTGCGTTCGTACCCGCAATATCCTGATCATCGACTAGATCAACGACACTACTCACTCTCTTCACCTCCACCCGTCCCACTTCCTTGCtcattctctctttcacctcTCTGACGTGTGCTTCAATATCGTATTTGAACGGGCCGCACAAGTTGACTGCCACACTCTCTCCTTGAGAACGAAGTCCTACCGCCGGATATAAAAGTGTGTCTGTCGATTTGGTGATCACTGGATGACGGTGTGAGGCAAACGGCGACggcgagaaggaagggggaggaggagggcagcaagatggaagggaggggAATGTCTTTGAACCGACTAGTTTCCCGTTCTTGGTGAAAAACAACGTCGAGGTCGTTTGATCCAGCCCGAGTCCGACAATATCACCCTCTATCATTTCCATCAAGATCAGCCACATGGCCCTCAAACGACTACGAAACAAAAAGCGgaaaaaagatgaaagaagaccTACCGCCCCAAGTCTCACTGAACCGCTCACCCATCCCCTGCCCAGCAAACAACCGCCCATCATCCCCATGCCATCCCCACGACCCTTTACTCCACCCTACGAGTCTGCGCATATTCCTCATCGGTACGCCCGCATGCCCTCCTGCACCGCCTGTATTCGGGATTGTATTCGCATTCAAGGTCCtgcttccacttccacttccacttccacttGCGTTGACGTTTGCGTTGGTACTGTCTTTTTGTTCAGGAATGATGACGGGCGTTGGCAATCCAGCGATCCAGCCAACAGAGATGaacccttcctctcccttggCTAACACTTCTGCTTCCCAGTAGAAGATACCTACCCCTCTTGGGACAGGGAGGGTGGTCATAAGACTGGTGGCATCACTATCCGTTCGAGTCGGGCGAGGGTGGGAGAAGGTTATACGTGGACGGATGATAGGGTATCTAGGGTCCGATGGAGCGATATTTGGGCGCGGAGGTATGTTCTCTGACTCCCTTGCAACCCTCCTCCCACTTCCAGCCTTGCTCTCGGTTCCGGTCTCGGTCTCGGTGTTCGCTGCAAGGGAAGCAGGCGACAAAGTGGGGGACGGTCGATGGATGTGCGAAGATAGCGTGAGAtgagcagaagaaggaggttggGGGAAACCTAAATccaaaggaagaagagtatcAATCGGAAGAGACGAGTAGGAGAGGTATGGGGGTCTAAAATGCCTTGCTGGCCCAGTGCGTGGTCGCGATTGCGCttgtgctgatgatgaggcaccagaagaggaagaagagagcgCCGAACCGGTATTGCCGTTTAAGGAAGACGATGCAGAGGGTGACGAAGATGCAGATGTTCTagacctcttcctcgcagGACTATCCTCACTTAGCCCTCCTTCAGCCCCTTCCCTGCGTCCATCCACATCCAAATCCGGACCTGCCGAACGtgccctcctccctctaGAAAGCCTCGAGCTCGAAGCGGAAGTAGAACTGACCAAGACAGGAGGTTCAACGCCAGCTTGAATGGGACCTAAGTTTGTTGGTGAAAGACCTGCAGCTCGAGACTCGGCGCGAGATGAAGAACGACTGATGTTGAGAGCGTATTCCAATGGCCGAGAGACTCCGTGCGCTTGCCCTTCCGCAATCGACCCGACgttggtgttggtggtggtgttgCGGTTGGGGTCCGTGTTGAGATTGTCGTTGATGAGGTCCTGGacatgggaatgggaatgggtaTGCAATGCCTGCGACCAACGGTTCGAATTCAAAGAATCCAAAACATTCTGAGTAAGGGTACGTACGCTCGGTATCGATGAATTATTTGGGAGGTTGACCATATGGTCGAGGAAATCAAGATAGTCCCGCCGCCTATTGAACCCTCCTCTCTGTAAGTCCGCTCCTTGGCCTGTTGGTCCATCTGCTTGTGCTGAACCAAGGCCCGGCCGTCGGAGGGGGAATGATCTCTCATTTCTTGCCCCAGCGCCGCCAGCGCCAACCCCAGCCCCGGACCCACTTGCATGATCACCATCTAAAACTTCCCGCATCCACTCAACTTCGTCCCACAAttccctcccatcccctccatcttcatacACCCGGTTGCTatcgtcctcgtcgtctGTCAAGGAATGGAGCGAATCGCCGTCTGAGTCGAACAACCTCGGAGGAGacggaagaaaggagactATAACATCGTTGTCATCCCCTTCGCCTGCTGCTGTCATATTACCACCGCTGTTGCCGTCGCGGTTGATATTGGTGTTGTTGGTGTTGCGTAAGGGAAGGGGATAAATCGGACCAAAATGATTTCTCTGCTGCTCCTGTCCTTGGGCCATAGGCGTAGACCCCAAAGCATACCGGTTACTTCCATCAGTGATGATAGGTGGACCCCTACGGGCTGCTGACGGCCGATTAAATGGCAGTGGGGGGTATGCACTTTGGTCATGGCTCTGAGTTTGTGCTCCAGTTTGACTTCGgttttgattttgatttGGGCTCTGGTTCTGAGCCGTCGCCGATACAGAGGTGGAGTCGGAAGAATCAATCATCCGTGAGAGCACTGTGTTGAGGAACAGATAACAGTCagttttcctttcttttgggAGAATGGGAGTTGCGGACTGAGGATTGTTCTGTGTTGATCTGACTTACAACCTGAGACACTGGGCCGATCATCATTCTCTCTCATAATCATTCCCACATTTCTCCCATTCCCGTCTCTAATAGGATGATTGAAATCATAATGACGAACATGCGGCAATCCGTTAATGCCGATACGCGACGTCGATCTCGATGCTGGCGCTTGGCTTGATCCTGGCGCTGATGCCCATGCCGGGGAGGAAGTAGCAGGTGCCGGAGACGAAGCCTGGACATTCCTTAGCATCTCCCGAAGGGTGAATGGGGCAGAAGGATTATTTGTTTGTGAATTCGTGTCCGCGAGTGCGTCTGAGTGTGCGCTTGAGCTGCTGGTGGCGCTAATATTGGCGTTGATGCTTGTGTTGCCATCGACCCTACCACTCGCATTGCCCATACCACCATCCATATCTCGCTGGTTTCCGTTGCCGCTGCTTTCCATTATTCTGTCGCGCCAAGGATGTATATTCTCCCTCCAGGGATGtaccctctctctccctgaCAAACTTTCTCCAGAATATCTTTCCTCCGTGTCTCTCTCTACAGAGGACGCTCCCGTTGTATTCGTATCCGTATTCGTAAGGGCGGACGGATCCGTGTTTGTGTTTATATTTGTGTTTGCGTTTGTATTTGTATTCCGTCTGACAACAGCAGCGTAAGATGCGGATCTAGATTCTACAGGCGAGAACGTAGGTCTGAGAGGCGGGAATGGATCGATCGGTGGATTTTCTGGCGGGGGCATGCGAGTAATCGCTGTGGGTGCTGTTGGCTGTATTATGTGAGAGGAGAAGCGGTCTGTCGTCGCAGTCGTTGTTGCAgaggcaagaagaggatcagAACGAACAGAAGGGTCAAGAGGTATTTGTTATGTGGATATTGCACAAAAGAACATCCAGGCGGAGGCGGGGCAGATTTGTCCCACGCTCGTCTCCCCTCGGAAGCAATTACGATACCACGTGGCTCGCTTACGTCATGTGATTTAGCATGAAATCGACTACTGACTGCTCTTCTGTTCGTCGGTCTTCAGGCTTGTACATCTGTTAACCATaccctttttctttcctcgccaGTGCATTACGCCCCGTTCAGACAATTCTCGTGGTAAGACCTACATCGATTATGGCAACTCGCAACTTCACTCCTTCAAAATTCACCGCGACATTGGCCAGAGATTGCTAGTCCCGTCTCAATCCTCTTTTCATCGCGCTTTATCCGTCATCTAAACGAAAGCAGCCGATAAATCCGCTCGCATTCTCTTCGGAGATCCAGATGAAGACACAGTCGAGGTCGTTCAGTTCCGCTCTCAAAATGAGGAGAATCGAAATCTTTTAAAAGTATGCCCTGTTGGGCGCTGCACAAATCATCTCTAGCGACAGAGAGGATGCACATGCACATAGTGCTTGATAAACTGAATCATTATTCTACGCTAGGCTGCCATATTTGACCTATATCAGATTATTCGGTTAAGGACATTGCCCCCCAAAAGActaccatcttcatcgatgTCTGGGTAGGTTTCTTTTGACATCAGATATCATCGTAAAAGCTCTGATTGCTTGGCCCCGCCTCTGTGCAACATCTGTCCATGTACAGAAGCTCAGTCTCTCGGCTCTATATCTCGCGAAGTGATCAGTTGGTTACAACGATCCCATTCACGCTGGCACAGAATGAACAAGGCAGGATTGTCTTTGGTTCCCATCACCTCAGCGAACTGTGAATGGAAATCCCAGGGAGTTGCATGTAGTCGCACCCAAATATCCCTAGTGTGTGCTGTCCACTACCGCAAACAGATTCGACCCAAGGGAATAGCGCTTCGACTTTGCTCGACGTCAACTCAGCTCAAGCGGGATTCAGACCCCGGTGATCAGGCGCTATTCTCTCCAgccggaagatgaagaggccaATCGTAGTGTTttgcaagaggagaagagggttgAACAGGACATTGTCAAGTTCAGGGAGGGCGGTTACCGAGCCGCTGTGTCCACAGCCATCCTCAATGCTGGGGTAGATTTGCCTTTGGTTGAGGTCGTTCTCCACCTCGACGCACCATCAACCCCTACAGTCTATGGATGACTACCTCGTGCACTACCATCCGAAGCTCCGACTCTTAAGTGGGTGGGTTtgagaaaatggagaaaaggaTTGGTGTGGAGTTGGTAAAGGTAAGGGCTAGGACGCTGGTCCtgtagaggaagaggagttAGCAGCGAGGAGAGCGGAGGTTGGATCATTTTTTGACTCTTCACGTTCTGGGTGAGTCTTTTTTTGGCATCAGGCATCATACTAGCTCTGCTTGAGCCGTAGCGCACAGGGAGCTTACAACTGCAATTTATAGTTGTGTTTATTGTGCAACCAGCGATTGCCACTATATCTGGTACGATGCCGTTTCCATGGGAAGAATGTTTCGGTCTGTCTGGCGGTTGCTAGGAAAACCGAAGGAGGGACAAAGTGATGTAAGAAACGAGCGTAGTGCCGGTGTTTTTGGTAATCTCCCACTTGTTTTATAGCTATGCATAATGGTAATTCACCATTGACCATTGTTGTTTCAATCTTGTAGTCCCCCTTTTTCACTCTTTTTCCCATGTCATGCATGTACGACACGTACCAAACTATCCTCCCCTCCCCAACTTTAGCTTCAACGCCAAAACACTAGACCGCCAAGAGCAAAGCGAAAGCGAAAgcaaaagggaaagaatccaaaccaaaaaaaaataacggaaaaggaaaaaaaaaggaaaaagaaacaaagCGTCGATAAAACGATTAAAGATTGCTGGAGGAGGTATTTAAAATAATAAAAAAGTCCACAGATACAATACAATATGGTATATTGATCGCGGTATCGATCTCCGGTTTCATCTCCAAGTTTTCATCTCggctttcttttttgtacCCCCCATTTCGCCAGTCTTGCTTGTTTTCTTTCAagtgatggtgatgatatcccccttttcatccttgagGACCACTACATCACACGCGATCGGTTCGCCTGTATCCATATAAGTGAGGATGGTCTGGTCGAGGGGATCGATcctgtttttttttttttttttttttttgagGGGAATGGCCATGTCAGCGGgggttggaagaaaagaccgaaagatgagaagaatgaaCACCCACTTTACACCCATCTTTTCAATCCACGCCCTTCCCAGAATCACATCAAACTTGTTCTCCTCCGTCACATACGCCTTGTGGGCCGATGTCCTTGACCCGATGGTCAACGTGATCGGCCCGGGAAGGGGCAAGATACCGGCGTAGGCGAAACCGCCGTTGGCGGCTCCGAATTTTTTGGGGAGGAAGCCGTGTTTGATGGCGAATTGGCGGGAGAGGTAGATCTGGCGATGGCCGGATTTGAGGAGCATTCGCACTGAGTTATGTTGGTTTTCTGTCAGCAAATTTTCCCCAAGAGGCCGAAGAGGGAGGTTGCTTGGCGGGGAacaggaaaaaagaaaggagcTTACCGTTAGGCACATCGCCAACTTTTCCTATCACAGTCCTCACCCCGTTATTCCCATGAAACTCGTgccattctctccttttcacaTCTCCCAGAGGTTCCGCATCGGGATCACCGTACTTTGATTTTCGGGA from Cryptococcus neoformans var. neoformans B-3501A chromosome 9, whole genome shotgun sequence carries:
- a CDS encoding hypothetical protein (Similar to gi|46096419|gb|EAK81652.1| hypothetical protein UM01266.1 [Ustilago maydis 521], FASTA scores: opt: 779, E(): 1.2e-39, (41.581% identity (69.400% similar) in 683 aa overlap (1-645:1-645))) yields the protein MDIDKMFKLPALPSGGNKRKMGDLPNPETLKKYKPSEPQAASEMMPPPPPGGLNGKGKGRAVTVEDDDVEAEYSRDVGEDVYDGEDDEEGRFFGGGLNREQEQILDIFDAAGEGEQGPALDLPALRRQIGKFQRIVLKNAEQRGKYSDDPSKFIDSESDLDTSLKAFLPLTQNPPLFYPELVKSGIIPIFANLLSHENTDIAMDVVEVIQELTDEDVGGEVDDLDHEEETGSETRMAMGQLIDELLNNSLLDLLVSNLSRLDESEDTDSQGVFHILGVFENLLSFMPPLADQIVEETALLQWLLQRIKKKEYDSNKQYASEIIAILLQDSRANVLKLGQLDGMDVMLQVLSQYLKTDPGDSEEVEFMENVFDSVCSSLAQPEMKKAFFDAEGVELMVLMMKEKRLAKTRAIKVLDYALQTESGSPACERFVQALGLKTFFSAFMSSASSKAGGKKSKSKLGAAAATSAIEDEEHMLGILASLFTNLASDSPERIRVIAKFVEGGYEKVERLLEVREAAEGRLGSVIKEIEYEREVMQANEEEITDVEETEWYLRKMDAGLASLQNADYVLAWVCMEDDGAMTHARLLLSRKNMNFKTIAAVLTEFKNNVGDNDEPNEEDGQREADDAVNTQKMILEHLIAFLEGL
- a CDS encoding hypothetical protein (HMMPfam hit to SPRY, SPRY domain, score: 62.5, E(): 1.1e-15), translated to MESSGNGNQRDMDGGMGNASGRVDGNTSINANISATSSSSAHSDALADTNSQTNNPSAPFTLREMLRNVQASSPAPATSSPAWASAPGSSQAPASRSTSRIGINGLPHVRHYDFNHPIRDGNGRNVGMIMRENDDRPSVSGLLSRMIDSSDSTSVSATAQNQSPNQNQNRSQTGAQTQSHDQSAYPPLPFNRPSAARRGPPIITDGSNRYALGSTPMAQGQEQQRNHFGPIYPLPLRNTNNTNINRDGNSGGNMTAAGEGDDNDVIVSFLPSPPRLFDSDGDSLHSLTDDEDDSNRVYEDGGDGRELWDEVEWMREVLDGDHASGSGAGVGAGGAGARNERSFPLRRPGLGSAQADGPTGQGADLQRGGFNRRRDYLDFLDHMVNLPNNSSIPSVRTLTQNVLDSLNSNRWSQALHTHSHSHVQDLINDNLNTDPNRNTTTNTNVGSIAEGQAHGVSRPLEYALNISRSSSRAESRAAGLSPTNLGPIQAGVEPPVLVSSTSASSSRLSRGRRARSAGPDLDVDGRREGAEGGLSEDSPARKRSRTSASSSPSASSSLNGNTGSALSSSSSGASSSAQAQSRPRTGPARHFRPPYLSYSSLPIDTLLPLDLGFPQPPSSAHLTLSSHIHRPSPTLSPASLAANTETETGTESKAGSGRRVARESENIPPRPNIAPSDPRYPIIRPRITFSHPRPTRTDSDATSLMTTLPVPRGVGIFYWEAEVLAKGEEGFISVGWIAGLPTPVIIPEQKDSTNANVNASGSGSGSGSRTLNANTIPNTGGAGGHAGVPMRNMRRLVGWSKGSWGWHGDDGRLFAGQGMGERFSETWGEGDIVGLGLDQTTSTLFFTKNGKLVGSKTFPSLPSCCPPPPPSFSPSPFASHRHPVITKSTDTLLYPAVGLRSQGESVAVNLCGPFKYDIEAHVREVKERMSKEVGRVEVKRVSSVVDLVDDQDIAGTNAEQAEGFEEKCEGGKESEMKESIDTSRIGTPIHRISSATTPTSTTAPGPTSSNSQKLPPSAPLDPLRQTTTAFVLDYLNHHGHTKAEGTMRRAIGERNWIGASTSSSSSSSSVSNTHISNLITSDNIPMAKPNPTLQDFPTISSALLYLSNLIRKPFEERVPWPLWRELALLDEDSAQSREDMKGKGKRKGKGKERARGNDIRNVKYEADKTDGMEREELELEGSLLVYDFLHAAMFSAADHDSIEVDGEEGEREEQGADADARTIAIGRKIQKRLQRPSTSLPTSTSPAVLKPQLQADDWVIYAKEAFGAIVNPQGYSTSERWAHWRERLATRLEVFLRQRRGLPQISRLETAIIQTNAVIHALAQKRPNSGAAFVDVKEALGLNEAKGK